In the genome of Nocardioides marmoribigeumensis, one region contains:
- a CDS encoding maleylpyruvate isomerase family mycothiol-dependent enzyme encodes MTETPAAPAPRDEAAQARVREHIATWEASCADVVALLRSLTPADWDRPTELPGWDVRAVAAHLAHLEGELAGRPQPQVEVPAAPHVKGFMGQYTESGTIARRDWKPQRIVDELEEVVAERRAALAANPPEDPSAPGPSFAALAGWSWETLLHNRPFDIWMHEQDIRRAVGRPGGLDTPGAAHAGRVVARSLPMVVGKRGGAQAGQSVVLELTDVPHPDLPSVLAVLVGDDGRARACDVGDLSGGPTATVRLDWVDWIRLGGGRASADEVEVLVEGDQELGRRVLAGLAVTP; translated from the coding sequence GTGACCGAGACCCCCGCCGCCCCCGCCCCCCGCGACGAGGCCGCCCAGGCCCGGGTGCGCGAGCACATCGCCACCTGGGAGGCCTCCTGCGCCGACGTCGTGGCGCTGCTGCGCTCCCTCACGCCGGCCGACTGGGACCGCCCGACCGAGCTCCCCGGGTGGGACGTCCGAGCGGTGGCCGCGCACCTGGCGCACCTCGAGGGCGAGCTCGCGGGACGACCGCAGCCCCAGGTCGAGGTGCCGGCGGCACCGCACGTGAAGGGCTTCATGGGGCAGTACACCGAGTCCGGCACCATCGCCCGGCGCGACTGGAAGCCCCAGCGGATCGTGGACGAGCTCGAGGAGGTCGTCGCCGAGCGTCGGGCGGCGCTCGCGGCGAACCCGCCGGAGGACCCCTCGGCGCCCGGCCCCTCCTTCGCCGCGCTCGCCGGCTGGAGCTGGGAGACCCTGCTGCACAACCGCCCCTTCGACATCTGGATGCACGAGCAGGACATCCGTCGGGCGGTCGGCCGACCCGGTGGGCTCGACACCCCCGGCGCCGCCCACGCCGGCCGCGTGGTCGCGCGCTCCCTGCCGATGGTCGTGGGCAAGCGTGGCGGCGCCCAGGCCGGCCAGTCGGTCGTGCTCGAGCTCACCGACGTCCCGCACCCCGACCTGCCCTCGGTCCTCGCGGTCCTGGTCGGCGACGACGGCCGCGCCCGGGCCTGCGACGTGGGCGACCTGTCGGGCGGACCGACCGCCACCGTGCGACTGGACTGGGTCGACTGGATCCGACTCGGCGGCGGCCGCGCGAGCGCCGACGAGGTCGAGGTCCTGGTCGAGGGTGACCAGGAGCTCGGTCGCCGCGTCCTCGCGGGCCTGGCCGTCACTCCCTGA